A genomic window from Microbacterium sp. ET2 includes:
- a CDS encoding ABC transporter substrate-binding protein encodes MRFGKAGRVVTAVAALGVSALALSACTGDIAANEDVDCTEYEEYGTFDDAEVTIGGTILDLEADRLVESWSDFAQCTGINIEYQGSSEFEAQIAVLAEGGNAPDIGIVPQPGLLARLAEGGWLIPASAEVEANVDEWWSEDWKQYGTYDGTFYAAPLMASIKGYVWYSPTQFEENGWEIPQTLDEMTALTEEIAATGQKPWCVGLESGDATGWPATDWIEDWVLRLHGPEVYDQWVTHEIPFNDPRIVEAFDAVGAYLKNEDFVNGGIGDVSTLVTEAFQTAGLPILDGECSLHHQASFYETFWNAEGGDEVTVASNGDVFGFLTPPATAGEPLSVTGGGEFPVAFRDAEEVETVRAFLSSDTWANNRVSLGGVISANTGVDPENASSELLVQSIEILQDPETTFRFDGSDLMPGAVGADSFWRGVVAWVTGQSTQDTVDAIESSWPAS; translated from the coding sequence ATGAGATTCGGAAAAGCGGGTCGCGTCGTCACAGCCGTCGCGGCCCTCGGTGTTTCCGCCCTCGCGCTGTCGGCATGTACCGGCGACATCGCGGCGAACGAAGACGTCGACTGCACGGAGTACGAGGAGTACGGCACCTTCGACGATGCCGAGGTCACCATCGGCGGCACCATCCTCGACCTCGAGGCGGACCGTCTGGTGGAGTCGTGGAGCGACTTCGCCCAGTGCACGGGCATCAACATCGAATACCAGGGCTCGAGTGAGTTCGAGGCGCAGATCGCCGTCCTCGCCGAGGGCGGCAACGCTCCCGACATCGGCATCGTGCCGCAGCCCGGTCTGCTCGCGCGTCTGGCCGAGGGCGGCTGGCTGATCCCGGCATCGGCCGAGGTCGAGGCCAACGTCGACGAGTGGTGGTCCGAGGACTGGAAGCAGTACGGCACCTACGACGGCACGTTCTACGCAGCCCCCCTGATGGCCAGCATCAAGGGATACGTCTGGTACTCGCCGACGCAGTTCGAGGAGAACGGGTGGGAGATCCCCCAGACCCTCGACGAGATGACGGCGCTGACCGAGGAGATCGCGGCAACGGGCCAGAAGCCCTGGTGCGTGGGTCTCGAGTCCGGTGACGCCACCGGTTGGCCGGCCACCGACTGGATCGAGGACTGGGTGCTGCGCCTGCACGGCCCCGAGGTCTACGACCAGTGGGTGACCCACGAGATCCCGTTCAACGACCCCCGGATCGTCGAGGCCTTCGACGCGGTGGGTGCCTACCTGAAGAACGAGGACTTCGTCAACGGCGGCATCGGCGACGTGTCGACCCTCGTCACCGAGGCCTTCCAGACCGCTGGTCTGCCCATCCTCGACGGCGAGTGCTCGCTGCACCACCAGGCGTCGTTCTACGAGACCTTCTGGAACGCTGAGGGCGGCGACGAGGTGACCGTTGCCTCCAACGGCGACGTCTTCGGCTTCCTCACCCCGCCGGCCACAGCCGGCGAGCCCCTGTCGGTGACCGGTGGTGGGGAGTTCCCCGTCGCCTTCCGTGACGCCGAAGAGGTCGAGACGGTGCGCGCGTTCCTCTCCAGCGACACCTGGGCGAACAACCGCGTCAGCCTCGGCGGTGTGATCAGCGCCAACACGGGTGTGGACCCCGAGAACGCATCGAGCGAGCTGCTGGTGCAGTCGATCGAGATCCTGCAGGATCCCGAGACCACCTTCCGCTTCGACGGTTCGGACCTCATGCCCGGCGCGGTCGGCGCCGACTCGTTCTGGCGCGGCGTGGTGGCCTGGGTCACCGGGCAGAGCACCCAGGACACGGTCGACGCGATCGAGTCCAGCTGGCCCGCCAGCTGA
- a CDS encoding LacI family DNA-binding transcriptional regulator translates to MRGIADVARLAGVSKSTASRALTGAGYVSADTRERVQRAAAELGYVASTNAVSLVTGRTRNVGVVMPCVNRWFFAEVLEGIQDSLLDEGLNLTLYDAQPGTPGRRRIFEDFLSRKQFDGLIAVGLEPEDAELARLRRIGKPVVSIVGGADGLSVIALDDDYAARRATDHLIALGHRRILFLGGGAPDGPKVAGSDVERARREGYRGAMEDAGMGDLAQHVMSRLSLPSGYAAAVDVLGSRDRPTAIVGVCDEVAIGAIIAARRLGIQVPNDLSVVGIDDHEYAEMFALTTLRQAPREQGATAVRTLLDHLADPEQPPTVIRARARLVVRNSTGPVNPRQSAAVADASLGRT, encoded by the coding sequence ATGAGGGGGATCGCCGACGTCGCACGCCTCGCCGGGGTCTCGAAGTCCACGGCCAGTCGCGCCCTGACCGGGGCCGGGTACGTGTCCGCCGACACCCGCGAGCGCGTGCAGCGGGCCGCGGCCGAGCTCGGATACGTCGCCTCGACGAACGCGGTCAGTCTCGTCACCGGACGCACCCGCAACGTCGGAGTCGTGATGCCGTGCGTGAACCGCTGGTTCTTCGCCGAGGTGCTCGAAGGCATCCAGGACAGCCTCCTCGACGAGGGCCTGAACCTCACCCTCTACGACGCGCAGCCGGGCACCCCGGGCCGCCGGCGGATCTTCGAGGACTTCCTGTCCCGCAAGCAGTTCGACGGGCTGATCGCCGTCGGACTCGAACCGGAGGATGCCGAGCTCGCGCGACTGCGACGCATCGGCAAGCCCGTCGTCAGCATCGTCGGCGGAGCGGACGGACTCAGTGTCATCGCCCTCGACGACGACTACGCCGCACGGCGGGCCACCGACCACCTCATCGCCCTCGGTCACCGTCGCATCCTGTTCCTCGGCGGGGGCGCCCCCGACGGGCCGAAAGTCGCCGGCTCCGACGTCGAACGCGCCCGTCGCGAAGGCTACCGGGGAGCGATGGAGGATGCCGGCATGGGCGACCTCGCACAGCACGTCATGTCGCGCCTCAGCCTCCCGTCCGGCTACGCCGCCGCGGTCGACGTGCTCGGCTCGAGGGATCGTCCGACCGCGATCGTGGGGGTCTGCGACGAGGTCGCCATCGGCGCCATCATCGCGGCGCGCCGGCTGGGCATCCAAGTGCCGAACGATCTCAGCGTCGTCGGTATCGACGACCACGAGTACGCCGAGATGTTCGCCCTCACCACTCTTCGGCAGGCACCGCGCGAACAGGGCGCGACGGCCGTGAGGACACTGCTGGATCACCTCGCCGACCCCGAGCAGCCGCCCACCGTCATCCGGGCCCGGGCGCGACTGGTCGTGCGCAACTCGACGGGACCGGTCAACCCCCGGCAGTCGGCGGCGGTGGCGGATGCGTCGCTGGGGAGGACGTAG